A window of Amycolatopsis australiensis contains these coding sequences:
- a CDS encoding ArsR/SmtB family transcription factor, which translates to MTPVPAPPEPSPLPPDLLQDAAAVFGLLSATVRLHLLWLLALGERDVGTLADETGQSVATVSHHLGKLKLAGLVRAHRQGKHQIHYVDDPHVVEMVRLAVQRQRETRSGPARSPARGA; encoded by the coding sequence ATGACCCCCGTGCCCGCACCACCAGAACCCAGCCCGCTGCCGCCCGACCTGCTCCAGGACGCCGCGGCGGTGTTCGGCCTGCTGTCCGCGACCGTCCGGCTGCACCTGCTGTGGCTGCTGGCCCTGGGCGAGCGCGACGTGGGGACCCTGGCCGACGAGACGGGCCAGAGCGTGGCGACGGTCAGCCACCACCTCGGCAAGCTGAAGCTGGCGGGCCTGGTGCGCGCCCACCGTCAGGGCAAGCACCAGATCCACTACGTCGACGACCCGCACGTGGTGGAGATGGTCCGCCTCGCCGTGCAGCGGCAGCGGGAGACGCGGAGCGGCCCGGCCCGGTCCCCGGCGCGCGGGGCCTGA
- a CDS encoding transglycosylase SLT domain-containing protein, which translates to MTARRWRGWVVLVPVLWLAACGGTPSPPAPTPAPATTAPTPAAADPDPARFAPQVLARAREAGVTPWLVMAILYNESYKPHDPQLERAWQQWKPDAAFGVANMHRATFDATKRGRAFAARTWEQLPDDPDLAIEAAAWYLHDLATQLPADHVKGLSSDELLALGYNAGPATMKAFARGARPGPAAQSYLDNLRGNRAKAGHALGEP; encoded by the coding sequence ATGACGGCGCGGCGGTGGCGCGGATGGGTGGTGCTGGTGCCCGTGCTGTGGCTGGCCGCCTGCGGGGGCACGCCGAGCCCGCCTGCGCCCACGCCCGCTCCCGCGACGACTGCGCCGACCCCGGCGGCCGCCGATCCGGATCCGGCGCGGTTCGCCCCGCAGGTGCTGGCCCGGGCGCGGGAAGCGGGCGTCACACCGTGGCTGGTGATGGCGATCCTGTACAACGAGTCGTACAAGCCGCACGACCCGCAGCTCGAACGGGCCTGGCAGCAGTGGAAGCCGGACGCGGCGTTCGGGGTGGCGAACATGCACCGGGCGACGTTCGACGCGACCAAGCGCGGCCGCGCGTTCGCCGCGCGCACGTGGGAGCAGCTTCCGGACGACCCCGATCTGGCCATCGAGGCGGCGGCCTGGTACCTGCACGACCTGGCGACCCAGCTGCCGGCGGATCACGTCAAGGGCCTGAGTTCCGACGAACTGCTGGCGCTCGGCTACAACGCGGGTCCGGCCACCATGAAGGCGTTCGCCCGCGGTGCGCGGCCAGGACCGGCGGCGCAGTCCTATTTGGACAATTTGCGCGGTAACCGGGCGAAGGCGGGACACGCGCTCGGCGAGCCGTGA
- the tatB gene encoding Sec-independent protein translocase protein TatB, with translation MFGLSIEHLLILLVVGLFVLGPERLPESARWLAQTLHKVRSFAAGAQEQLKSELGPEFEQLRKPLQDLQAIRGFDPQRTLRRYLLDEPTATTPLRPGERPPIDPDAT, from the coding sequence ATGTTCGGTCTCAGCATTGAGCACCTGCTGATCCTGCTCGTCGTGGGGCTGTTCGTGCTGGGCCCCGAACGCCTCCCCGAGTCCGCCCGGTGGCTGGCCCAGACCCTGCACAAGGTACGCAGTTTCGCCGCGGGCGCCCAGGAGCAGCTGAAATCCGAGCTCGGACCCGAGTTCGAGCAGCTGCGCAAACCACTGCAGGACCTCCAGGCGATCCGCGGCTTCGACCCGCAGCGCACGCTCCGCCGCTACCTGCTCGACGAACCGACGGCGACGACGCCGCTCCGCCCGGGCGAACGGCCCCCGATCGACCCGGACGCCACCTGA
- a CDS encoding ribonuclease domain-containing protein produces MQTRQRPRRLWAKRLGVTASVFVSALGISALTTPANASTYDSCTVSGCSAARSANSIWQSDGYPGTRGWYDWPDGQCNFAGGTYYNNDGQLPAGDSFQEYDVYPRACGAHRDAYRIVVDLDTGEVWYSPDHYSDFYHL; encoded by the coding sequence GTGCAGACTCGGCAACGTCCCCGGCGGTTGTGGGCGAAGCGGCTCGGCGTGACGGCGAGTGTGTTCGTCTCGGCGCTGGGCATCTCGGCGCTCACCACGCCGGCGAACGCCTCCACCTACGATTCGTGCACCGTCTCCGGCTGCTCCGCCGCCCGGTCGGCCAATTCCATCTGGCAGTCCGACGGCTATCCCGGCACCCGGGGGTGGTACGACTGGCCGGACGGGCAGTGCAACTTCGCCGGCGGCACCTATTACAACAACGACGGGCAGCTGCCGGCCGGCGACTCGTTCCAGGAGTACGACGTCTACCCGCGGGCGTGCGGGGCGCACCGGGACGCCTACCGGATCGTCGTCGACCTCGACACCGGTGAGGTCTGGTACTCGCCCGACCACTACAGCGACTTCTACCACCTGTAG
- a CDS encoding Pls/PosA family non-ribosomal peptide synthetase, with protein MTSAVAAGARPVPSHLSGGPAARARTLLDVFAATVAAHPDAPALDDGAETLGYRALAERAEQLARKLRTCGAGPGDRVGISVPSGTNALYVAILGTLTAGAAYVPVDADEPPERAARIFAEAGVCAVVCAGPAVHACAPARGAARPPGPGDDAWVIFTSGSTGTPKGVAVTHRSAAAFVDAEATLFLRHRPLGPGDRVLAGLSVGFDASCEEIWLAWRHGACLVPAPRAVMRSGPDLGPWLAGRGITVVSAVPSLAALWEPQALRDIRLLIFGGEACPAGLVERFDDGEREVWNTYGPTEATVVSTATRLRAGEPVRIGVPLPGWDVAVVDPDGRPVAPGATGELVIAGAGLARYLDAGKDATAYAPLPALGWSRAYRSGDLVRAEPDGLAFVGRADGQVKIAGRRIELGEVEAALRELPGVAAAAAAVHHGTVLAGYLRLDRPDRTFDGDEARARLARRLPHGLVPVLAVVPELPLTPAGKIDRRALPWPLPTASANGEEPDEDRAWIAGLWHELLGVRPGPGSDFFALGGTSLAAARLVSALRARFPHAAIGDVYRNPTLAALTTAVSRAGGAVPAAAEPVRPLSRRAAVARTAVYGMTTWVTGARWVLAVLLGTAVFDQFFGGRVVPAAHWLLLAAGFVLLVSAPGRVALAAAGARLLTAGLRPGEYRKGGSAHLRLWAAERVAAIAGVGSLPGTAWNAWYARLLGNRVGPGTDLHALPPVTGLGVFGAGCAAEPGADLAGWHVDGAVVRVGRVEIGPGAAVGARATLLPGAVVGAGAVVEPGTPVAGSVPAVPSRPAPAPGSRWWAAAYTATPLLTGLVLLAAVLPATVVFAWLDTAGASAGWLVPVLGPVTLVLGALLTAAMARLAGRWVRPGEHPVHSRAAWAAWLTAQLADGARQSLFPLYAGLATPGWLRLLGAKIGRGTEASTVSGVPRLMSVGAGGFLADDSLVAPYRLGGRRLRCDVATVGDKTFVGNSAEVAPGHTVGAGSLIGVLSHAPRQAEEGTSWLGRPARRIPRTPVTADRARTSAPPRRLVLARGAVELTRLVPVALGACLAYAVFATLAGIDARDGVAWAVAASGPVVLAAGLVAALVSVAAKWLLLGRVDPGRHPLWSGFVWRNELVAVYHEELPMRWLGGGIVGTPLHTALLRAYGAKIGRGVVCETKWLPEPDLVEIGDGAVVERGCVVQTHLFQDRVLQLGPVALGPGATLGPHAITLFDTSLGAGSRIGANSLVMRGERVPAGRRFAGNPIAPEEERHLPAVH; from the coding sequence ATGACGTCTGCGGTGGCCGCCGGAGCGCGGCCGGTCCCGTCGCATTTGTCCGGGGGCCCGGCCGCGCGGGCGCGAACCCTTCTCGACGTGTTCGCCGCGACGGTGGCGGCCCACCCGGATGCTCCCGCCCTCGATGACGGCGCCGAGACACTCGGCTATCGCGCTCTCGCCGAGCGGGCCGAACAGCTCGCGCGAAAACTGCGCACCTGCGGGGCCGGGCCGGGTGACCGGGTCGGGATCTCGGTGCCGTCCGGGACGAACGCTCTCTACGTGGCGATCCTCGGGACGCTCACCGCCGGCGCGGCGTACGTTCCGGTCGACGCCGACGAGCCGCCCGAGCGGGCGGCGCGGATCTTCGCCGAGGCCGGCGTCTGCGCGGTGGTCTGCGCGGGTCCCGCCGTGCACGCCTGTGCGCCCGCGCGAGGCGCCGCGCGACCACCCGGACCGGGGGACGACGCCTGGGTCATCTTCACGTCGGGGTCGACCGGAACGCCGAAGGGCGTGGCGGTCACGCACCGCTCGGCGGCCGCGTTCGTCGACGCCGAGGCGACCCTGTTCCTGCGCCACCGGCCACTCGGGCCGGGCGACCGCGTCCTGGCGGGCCTGTCGGTCGGGTTCGACGCGTCGTGCGAAGAGATCTGGCTGGCCTGGCGGCACGGCGCGTGCCTGGTCCCGGCGCCGCGGGCGGTCATGCGGTCGGGCCCCGACCTCGGTCCCTGGCTCGCCGGACGGGGCATCACCGTCGTGTCCGCCGTGCCGAGCCTGGCCGCGCTGTGGGAACCGCAAGCACTGCGGGACATCCGGTTGCTGATTTTCGGCGGGGAAGCGTGCCCCGCCGGACTGGTCGAGCGGTTCGACGACGGCGAGCGCGAAGTGTGGAACACCTACGGCCCCACGGAGGCCACCGTCGTCAGCACGGCGACCCGGCTGCGGGCCGGCGAGCCCGTCCGGATCGGGGTGCCGTTGCCCGGCTGGGACGTCGCCGTGGTGGATCCGGACGGCAGGCCCGTGGCGCCCGGAGCGACCGGCGAGCTGGTGATCGCCGGCGCCGGCCTGGCTCGCTACCTCGACGCGGGCAAGGACGCCACGGCGTACGCGCCACTGCCCGCGCTGGGCTGGTCGCGCGCCTACCGCAGCGGGGACCTGGTCCGCGCCGAACCGGACGGGCTCGCCTTCGTCGGCCGGGCCGACGGTCAGGTGAAGATCGCCGGCCGCCGCATCGAGCTCGGGGAGGTCGAAGCCGCGCTGCGCGAGCTGCCCGGGGTGGCCGCGGCGGCCGCGGCGGTGCACCACGGCACCGTGCTCGCCGGCTACCTGCGGCTCGACCGTCCTGATCGGACGTTCGACGGGGACGAGGCCAGGGCCCGGCTGGCGCGGCGCCTGCCGCACGGACTGGTGCCGGTGCTGGCCGTGGTCCCCGAGCTGCCGCTCACCCCGGCGGGGAAGATCGACCGGCGGGCCCTGCCCTGGCCGCTGCCCACCGCGTCCGCGAACGGGGAAGAGCCGGACGAGGACCGGGCCTGGATCGCCGGGCTCTGGCATGAGCTGCTCGGCGTCCGTCCCGGGCCCGGCTCGGACTTCTTCGCCCTCGGCGGCACCAGCCTCGCCGCCGCCCGCCTCGTCTCCGCGTTGCGCGCCCGGTTCCCGCACGCCGCCATCGGCGACGTCTACCGGAACCCGACGCTCGCCGCGTTGACCACCGCCGTGTCCCGTGCCGGCGGCGCGGTTCCCGCTGCGGCCGAGCCGGTGCGGCCGCTGTCCCGACGCGCCGCGGTGGCGCGGACCGCGGTGTACGGCATGACCACCTGGGTCACCGGGGCCCGCTGGGTGCTGGCCGTGCTGCTCGGCACCGCCGTCTTCGACCAGTTCTTCGGCGGCCGGGTCGTCCCGGCGGCGCACTGGCTGCTCCTGGCGGCCGGGTTCGTCCTGCTGGTCTCGGCTCCGGGCCGGGTCGCGCTGGCGGCCGCCGGCGCCCGGCTGCTCACCGCGGGGCTGCGGCCGGGGGAGTACCGCAAGGGCGGCAGTGCGCACCTGCGGCTGTGGGCGGCGGAGCGGGTGGCCGCGATCGCCGGCGTCGGCAGCCTGCCCGGCACGGCGTGGAACGCCTGGTACGCCAGGCTGCTCGGCAACCGGGTCGGGCCCGGCACGGATCTGCACGCCCTGCCGCCGGTCACCGGGCTCGGCGTGTTCGGCGCGGGGTGCGCGGCCGAACCCGGCGCCGACCTCGCGGGCTGGCACGTCGACGGCGCGGTGGTCCGCGTCGGCCGAGTGGAGATCGGGCCCGGCGCGGCCGTCGGCGCCCGGGCCACCTTGCTGCCGGGCGCGGTCGTCGGGGCGGGAGCCGTGGTCGAGCCCGGAACCCCCGTGGCCGGCAGCGTCCCCGCGGTGCCGAGCCGGCCGGCGCCGGCGCCCGGTTCGCGGTGGTGGGCCGCGGCCTACACCGCGACGCCGTTGCTGACCGGCCTGGTCCTGCTCGCCGCGGTGCTGCCGGCCACGGTCGTGTTCGCCTGGCTCGACACCGCCGGGGCGTCGGCGGGGTGGCTGGTGCCGGTCCTGGGGCCGGTGACGCTCGTGCTCGGCGCGCTGCTGACGGCGGCCATGGCCCGGCTCGCGGGCCGGTGGGTGCGTCCCGGTGAGCATCCGGTGCACAGCCGGGCGGCGTGGGCGGCGTGGCTCACCGCGCAACTGGCCGACGGCGCCCGGCAGAGCCTCTTCCCGCTCTACGCCGGCCTCGCCACGCCCGGCTGGCTCCGGCTGCTCGGCGCGAAGATCGGCCGCGGAACGGAAGCGTCCACGGTGTCCGGCGTGCCCCGGCTGATGTCGGTCGGGGCGGGCGGGTTCCTCGCCGACGACAGTCTCGTCGCGCCGTACCGGCTGGGCGGCCGCCGGCTCCGGTGCGACGTCGCGACCGTGGGAGACAAGACGTTCGTCGGGAACTCGGCGGAAGTGGCACCCGGGCACACCGTCGGGGCCGGTTCACTGATCGGAGTCCTGTCGCACGCGCCGCGCCAGGCCGAGGAGGGAACGTCGTGGCTCGGCCGGCCGGCCCGGCGCATTCCCCGCACGCCGGTGACCGCCGACCGGGCACGCACCAGCGCCCCGCCCCGGCGGCTCGTGCTCGCGCGCGGGGCCGTGGAGCTGACGCGCCTGGTGCCGGTGGCGCTGGGGGCATGCTTGGCGTACGCCGTCTTCGCCACCCTGGCCGGGATCGACGCCCGCGACGGCGTGGCGTGGGCGGTCGCCGCCTCCGGTCCGGTCGTGCTCGCGGCGGGGCTGGTCGCCGCACTGGTGTCCGTCGCGGCCAAGTGGCTGTTGCTGGGCCGGGTGGATCCCGGGCGGCATCCGCTCTGGAGCGGATTCGTCTGGCGCAACGAACTCGTCGCGGTGTACCACGAAGAGCTGCCGATGCGCTGGCTCGGCGGCGGGATCGTCGGCACTCCGCTGCACACCGCGTTGCTGCGGGCCTACGGCGCGAAAATCGGACGCGGAGTCGTCTGCGAGACGAAATGGCTGCCGGAACCGGACTTGGTGGAGATCGGCGACGGCGCCGTCGTCGAGCGCGGCTGCGTGGTCCAGACCCACCTGTTCCAGGACCGGGTGCTGCAGCTCGGTCCGGTGGCGCTCGGTCCCGGCGCCACGCTCGGCCCGCACGCGATCACGCTGTTCGACACGAGCCTGGGCGCGGGCAGCCGGATCGGGGCCAACTCCCTGGTGATGCGCGGTGAGCGCGTTCCGGCCGGACGGCGGTTCGCGGGCAACCCGATCGCGCCGGAGGAAGAACGGCACCTTCCCGCCGTCCACTGA
- a CDS encoding UbiD family decarboxylase domain-containing protein: MSSPEPVDKIAGVIFHGKPSVNAPKILLVEDDVDITDLSQVVWAFATRSHPDVGRGEFHYQPAVSDQLAVYLSPGEARSFLAGKVVYNCLLADIHPEGQATRQRELRKRLARTDPGTRPDQLDQVRVFPGTMSASIGTVRGRRVLLLASNPAVSRFWWSELIHALLQPGHPRAPGSASQLATPGRPAGLRPPPPANATTSSDAASTASSSSALSLPDSTKPRLPTEAWPTWPRCAIGRAEARVFGGRRRPDPLRHGTS, from the coding sequence TTGAGCTCGCCCGAACCGGTCGACAAGATCGCGGGCGTGATCTTCCACGGCAAGCCGTCGGTGAACGCGCCCAAGATCCTGCTGGTCGAGGACGACGTCGACATCACCGACCTCAGCCAGGTCGTGTGGGCGTTCGCCACCCGCTCCCACCCCGACGTCGGCCGCGGCGAGTTCCACTACCAGCCCGCCGTCAGCGACCAGCTCGCCGTGTACCTGTCGCCCGGCGAAGCCCGCTCTTTCCTGGCCGGGAAGGTCGTCTACAACTGCCTGCTCGCCGACATCCACCCGGAAGGGCAAGCGACCCGTCAAAGGGAGCTTCGAAAACGGCTGGCCCGCACAGATCCGGGAACGCGTCCTGACCAACTGGACCAAGTACGGGTATTCCCGGGCACGATGAGCGCTTCGATCGGCACCGTGCGCGGCAGGCGGGTTCTGCTGCTCGCATCCAACCCCGCCGTCTCCCGATTCTGGTGGTCCGAACTGATCCACGCGCTACTTCAGCCGGGCCATCCCCGAGCACCGGGATCAGCAAGCCAACTGGCTACGCCGGGGCGGCCCGCCGGTCTCCGACCCCCGCCGCCCGCCAACGCCACAACATCGTCGGACGCTGCCTCAACCGCCTCAAGCAGTTCCGCGCTATCGCTACCCGACTCGACAAAACCGCGACTTCCCACCGAGGCATGGCCAACCTGGCCACGCTGCGCAATCGGCCGCGCCGAGGCCCGGGTCTTCGGCGGCCGGCGTCGCCCGGATCCGCTCCGGCACGGCACGTCGTGA
- a CDS encoding TetR family transcriptional regulator — translation MPRSGAEARRRLQQAALELYQERGFDQTTAAEIAARAGVNERTFFRHFPDKREVLFDGEADLRATLMQAVAEAPGSLEPFDALLCAFRESARNLENHRPSSDPRWKVIAVTPALRERELAKHAWLTDAVAEALRQRGVGAGTADLAARTGWAAYQHAVQAWVDDPARGLDARLCQAFDDLRALSAAALPAPESG, via the coding sequence GTGCCACGAAGCGGAGCGGAAGCGCGCCGCCGTCTGCAGCAGGCGGCCTTGGAGCTGTACCAGGAACGGGGGTTCGACCAGACCACGGCGGCGGAGATCGCCGCCAGGGCCGGGGTCAACGAGCGCACCTTCTTCCGGCACTTCCCCGACAAGCGCGAGGTGCTCTTCGACGGCGAGGCCGACCTGCGGGCGACGCTGATGCAGGCGGTAGCCGAGGCTCCCGGGAGCCTGGAACCGTTCGACGCACTGCTGTGCGCGTTCCGGGAATCCGCACGGAATCTGGAAAACCACCGCCCGTCCTCGGATCCACGGTGGAAGGTCATCGCGGTCACACCGGCGCTCCGCGAACGGGAGCTGGCCAAGCATGCGTGGCTCACGGACGCCGTCGCGGAGGCGCTGCGGCAGCGTGGTGTCGGCGCCGGGACGGCCGACCTGGCCGCCCGGACCGGCTGGGCCGCCTACCAGCACGCGGTGCAAGCCTGGGTTGACGACCCGGCGCGGGGGCTGGACGCGCGTCTCTGCCAGGCCTTCGACGATCTACGCGCCCTGTCCGCGGCCGCCCTGCCGGCGCCGGAGTCGGGGTGA
- a CDS encoding SDR family oxidoreductase: MRVFVTGGTGQTGPTVVAELVAAGHAVTGLARSDSAAARLESLGATPHRGSLDDLDSLRAGAENADGVLHMAYGGDYADPDDLIRRDCAAIEALGRPLAGSGKPFVSTSGTLVTKAGRISTERDAPDPESVAAFRIAGERACLAFADQGVRASVVRLAPTVHGPGDHGFIPALIAAARRTGVSAYIGDGTNRWPAIHRSDAAVVFRLALEKAPAGAVLHGVGESAVTIKSIAEQVARTLDVPTASLTVEQAAEHLGNPFLARFFSLDVPVSSEHTQALLGWAPAHATLLEDLKTGDYFTPEASIRAEEIWSPHRREHSQS, encoded by the coding sequence ATGCGTGTATTCGTCACCGGTGGTACCGGCCAGACCGGCCCCACCGTCGTCGCCGAGCTCGTCGCGGCCGGTCACGCCGTGACGGGCCTGGCCCGCTCGGACAGCGCGGCCGCTCGGCTGGAGTCGCTGGGCGCCACACCCCACCGCGGCAGTCTGGACGATCTCGACAGCCTGCGCGCCGGGGCCGAGAACGCCGACGGCGTCCTCCACATGGCCTACGGCGGCGACTACGCCGATCCGGATGACCTGATCCGCCGCGACTGCGCCGCGATCGAGGCGCTCGGCCGGCCCCTGGCCGGGTCCGGCAAGCCGTTCGTGAGCACGTCGGGCACGTTGGTGACCAAGGCCGGCCGGATCAGCACCGAGCGGGACGCGCCGGATCCCGAGTCTGTCGCCGCCTTCCGCATCGCGGGCGAGCGAGCCTGCCTGGCCTTCGCCGATCAGGGCGTGCGAGCCAGCGTCGTGCGGCTTGCCCCGACCGTGCACGGACCAGGTGACCACGGCTTCATCCCGGCTCTCATCGCGGCCGCCCGCAGAACGGGCGTCTCCGCCTACATCGGCGACGGCACCAACCGGTGGCCGGCGATCCACCGGTCCGATGCCGCCGTCGTTTTCCGGCTGGCGCTGGAGAAAGCGCCGGCCGGCGCCGTGCTGCACGGCGTGGGCGAAAGCGCCGTCACGATCAAGAGCATCGCCGAGCAGGTCGCGCGGACACTCGACGTCCCCACGGCCTCGCTGACCGTCGAGCAGGCCGCCGAGCACCTGGGGAACCCCTTCCTGGCCCGATTCTTCTCCCTGGACGTGCCCGTCTCCAGCGAGCACACCCAGGCGCTGCTGGGCTGGGCGCCGGCGCACGCGACGTTGCTCGAGGACCTCAAGACCGGCGACTACTTCACTCCGGAGGCCAGCATCCGCGCCGAGGAGATCTGGTCGCCGCACCGGCGCGAGCACAGCCAGAGCTGA
- a CDS encoding enoyl-CoA hydratase/isomerase family protein, with the protein MPIDDLRPAIDWGKYQTLTIERRDTGILLITIAEPDGYPAPTLTRRHTEISCLWRDFADDPDLRVAVITGRGERFWTVEGNDGIDEMLQNPGNYNNTVNLIREGLTNAHGIVNCDKPIISAINGEAMGSGLATALLADISVASTDARLIDGHLLQGIAAGDHSVMIWPLLCGLAKAKLYLLASADLTGEVAERIGLVSLAVPPGDVLDTALGIAQRMAAGPQHALRWTKRSLNHWLRTAVPAFEASIAFEAMSFFGPDLVEALTAQVENRSPRFAEPLPW; encoded by the coding sequence ATGCCCATCGACGACCTGCGCCCCGCCATCGACTGGGGCAAGTACCAGACGCTCACCATCGAACGCCGCGACACCGGGATCCTGCTCATCACGATCGCCGAGCCCGACGGCTACCCGGCCCCCACCCTCACCCGCCGCCACACCGAGATCAGCTGCCTGTGGCGCGATTTCGCCGACGATCCCGATCTGCGCGTCGCGGTCATCACCGGCAGGGGCGAGCGGTTCTGGACGGTGGAAGGCAACGACGGCATCGACGAGATGCTCCAGAACCCCGGCAACTACAACAACACTGTCAATCTCATCCGAGAGGGCCTCACCAACGCACACGGAATCGTCAACTGCGACAAGCCGATCATCTCCGCCATCAACGGCGAGGCCATGGGATCAGGGCTGGCGACCGCCCTGCTCGCGGACATCAGCGTCGCCTCGACCGACGCACGCCTGATCGACGGGCATCTTCTCCAGGGCATCGCCGCGGGAGATCACTCGGTGATGATCTGGCCGCTGCTGTGCGGGTTGGCCAAGGCCAAGCTCTACCTGCTGGCCTCCGCGGACCTCACCGGAGAGGTGGCCGAGCGCATCGGCCTGGTCAGCCTCGCGGTCCCGCCCGGCGACGTGCTCGACACCGCGCTCGGCATCGCGCAACGGATGGCGGCCGGTCCACAGCACGCCCTGCGCTGGACCAAACGCTCGCTCAACCACTGGCTGCGGACCGCGGTCCCCGCCTTCGAGGCCTCGATCGCCTTCGAGGCAATGAGCTTCTTCGGGCCGGACCTCGTCGAGGCACTCACCGCCCAAGTCGAGAACCGCTCACCGCGTTTCGCCGAACCGCTCCCCTGGTAA
- a CDS encoding sensor histidine kinase has protein sequence MTSEAGPVERQFRASVAHFAGPSRAVATAVVGVFGVVATPGRALPLAFGLLVLTLVAGAVDVAGAPRTSFALSVLRVGAVGAAQPWLTSVPGEASLWAVNVLTLTAITWQWEHPPRLTVPALVLVLAVAVGADAGVWLPVVPRVVVESVLARLAFVVLLRSTARTDSARAGRAAAEQAAALDRDRRRREREYLALLHDTASATFLAVASGAVTDPAAVAGYAAHDLAVLTGGHDPGAEDTPLDLEAGLRMVVAGRALPVDAGWVPVPLVPASAALAVLRAADEALRNAERHSGAGSVTVRLAPAPAPGGVTVTIADDGVGFDPAQVPAARRGVRGSVVERMRAAGGTAEITSRPGAGTTVTLRWSRA, from the coding sequence ATGACCAGCGAGGCCGGGCCGGTGGAGCGGCAGTTCCGGGCGTCCGTCGCGCACTTCGCCGGGCCCTCCCGGGCGGTCGCGACCGCTGTCGTCGGGGTATTCGGCGTTGTCGCCACGCCCGGCAGAGCGCTCCCGCTCGCCTTCGGGCTGCTTGTGCTCACCCTCGTCGCGGGGGCCGTCGACGTCGCCGGGGCCCCGCGGACCTCGTTCGCGCTGTCCGTCCTGCGCGTCGGGGCCGTCGGTGCGGCGCAACCGTGGCTCACGTCCGTTCCCGGCGAGGCGAGCCTGTGGGCTGTCAACGTCCTCACCCTCACCGCGATCACCTGGCAGTGGGAGCACCCGCCGCGGCTGACCGTCCCGGCTCTCGTCCTGGTGCTGGCCGTCGCGGTCGGTGCCGATGCCGGGGTGTGGCTGCCCGTGGTCCCGCGGGTCGTCGTGGAAAGCGTGCTGGCCCGGCTCGCCTTCGTCGTCCTGCTCCGGTCGACCGCGCGGACCGACTCCGCGCGTGCCGGACGGGCCGCCGCCGAGCAGGCCGCCGCCCTCGATCGCGACCGGCGCCGCCGCGAGCGGGAGTACCTCGCCCTGCTGCACGACACGGCGTCCGCGACGTTCCTCGCCGTGGCCTCCGGCGCGGTGACCGATCCGGCCGCGGTGGCCGGCTACGCGGCCCACGACCTGGCCGTCCTGACCGGCGGCCACGATCCCGGCGCCGAAGACACCCCGCTCGACCTCGAAGCCGGCCTGCGCATGGTGGTCGCCGGCCGCGCGCTGCCGGTCGACGCCGGCTGGGTGCCGGTGCCGCTGGTGCCGGCCTCGGCCGCCCTCGCCGTCCTCCGCGCGGCCGACGAAGCGCTGCGCAACGCCGAACGCCACTCCGGCGCCGGCTCCGTGACCGTGCGCCTGGCTCCGGCTCCGGCTCCCGGCGGTGTCACGGTGACGATCGCCGACGACGGCGTCGGCTTCGACCCCGCGCAGGTCCCAGCGGCCCGCCGAGGCGTCCGCGGCTCGGTGGTCGAGCGGATGCGGGCCGCCGGCGGCACCGCGGAGATCACCTCCCGCCCCGGCGCGGGCACGACGGTGACGCTGAGGTGGTCGCGTGCCTGA
- a CDS encoding response regulator transcription factor has product MATRVTAVVVDDHPAVRAGVAYWLAAGDPPIDVVAEGEDVKAAWLGPGADADVVIFDLHLGGPAPAFGDLRRLAEAGRRVVVYSMRTDDEVALQCLELGALTYLTKAEGAEHLVEAARAAAQDRPYTPPSLAGALAGDRSEARPALSAREAEVLVEWFQSESKEFVAHRLGISTSTVNSHLERIRVKYARIGREAPTKAALVARAIQDGLIGVDDL; this is encoded by the coding sequence ATGGCGACCCGAGTGACGGCCGTCGTGGTCGACGACCACCCGGCAGTGCGCGCCGGCGTAGCGTACTGGCTGGCGGCCGGCGACCCGCCGATCGACGTCGTCGCCGAGGGCGAGGACGTCAAAGCCGCCTGGCTCGGTCCGGGCGCGGACGCCGACGTCGTGATCTTCGACCTGCACCTGGGCGGCCCCGCGCCGGCGTTCGGCGACCTGCGGCGGCTGGCCGAGGCCGGGCGCCGGGTCGTCGTCTACTCGATGCGCACCGACGACGAAGTCGCCTTGCAGTGCCTCGAACTGGGCGCGCTCACCTACCTGACGAAGGCCGAAGGCGCCGAGCACCTGGTGGAGGCGGCACGGGCCGCGGCGCAGGACCGGCCGTACACGCCGCCGTCGCTGGCCGGCGCGCTCGCCGGAGACCGGTCGGAGGCACGGCCCGCGCTCTCGGCCCGGGAGGCCGAAGTGCTCGTCGAATGGTTCCAGTCCGAGTCGAAGGAGTTCGTCGCGCACCGGCTCGGGATCTCCACCAGCACGGTGAACTCCCACCTCGAGCGGATCCGGGTCAAGTACGCCCGTATCGGCCGCGAAGCGCCGACCAAGGCCGCGCTCGTCGCCCGGGCCATCCAGGACGGCCTGATCGGCGTCGACGATCTGTGA